The Silene latifolia isolate original U9 population chromosome Y, ASM4854445v1, whole genome shotgun sequence sequence GTAAGCACATAGTATACGACTAAAAACAAATATCACATCtgccaaagaggtactcggtcgagtaccaggaAGTACTCGGTTGAGTACGAGCTACTCGGTGGAGTATGCTGACTACTCGGCCTAGTACTCCAACTCCAGTAGCTGAAAAAAATGCACATGAAGCATACTCAGTCTAGTACCtcaggtactcggtcgagtacgccctactcagtcgagtactgcCTCTACTAGGCCGAGTGGTCATATTCCACTAGCTACTGTAAAATAAAAAACACCGAACTCGGTCTAGTACCAGTAATACTCAGCCTAGTACTTGGTACTCGGTCTTAGTagcgtccagttttcgtaaaacggtcttATATCCTCATTTATTGGTCATAttaggcgtgtgacctatcgttagaatctaaAGAGAACaatatatcacctccaattggaatcacatcaatatcatatatgcatctcaagttataatagtttaaagacgACTCCTCTATAATTGGACAACATAACTACTCGATTTTTctaccaaacaacttaaacaataacaaagcaaataaacgCAACTCGATACTCGTAAAGGCGGTATTCTAGGTGAGATTTTCAACACACCAACACgtaaataaaatacaacattcatatatatatatatatatatatatatatatatatatatatagccaaGTTTAAATGAGTCCACTCAAatatatgagtccctaagtccttttTTTGGCCCTTGGATTAGGTGAAACAAAGGGCTGAGATTTGTTACTGCTTTACgttaaaaaaaaatcaagtaaTAATCATAATGAATACACTTTTTATTCTCCCAACACTGATTACCTCGTATTCATTAGCACAACTGTAATATCCCTTTCACGTTCAACTGTATCCTTCTCTCTAACCCTTTCTTCTTCCTCATATTACTCCCTAAAAAAATATTCTTCATACTGATTTAATAACATCCTTTCATCCTTTAGTTAGTTCtttaatatttctttaaattttcgaCCATATTCATCCTCTATTTTGTTCATCACTTATATTTCTTGGCTGATATGGAGATTGTGGCTTATGAGGCTGTTGAGAACGGTAAGATGAGTACTTGTAATTTAATTGTTCTATAGAGATATTTTAGTACATATCATTGTTTAACGTTGTTTAACGTTCTATAGAGATATTTTAGTACATATCATTTTTTTAGTACATATCATCTATAACGGCTTATGAGGTTACAGATATTTTTTTTTTAGACGATGGAGGGGAGACGAGTAGTCGTTTGCTTTAGTTTTTGGTTTAGGGTTATTAAAGTTTCAGTTGTTGTACATTAGGGTTTTTTTAGCAGTTTTTTGGTAATAATATGTTTTTACGTTGGTTTAGTTTACTttgattaatgtttttttttgtactgaacttttttttttatttgattatttttgTCGTCAGTTATAGATGATGTTCTTGATGAAACAATTCCACCGGTGTCAGAGGAAGACTTTTGTAAGCAGTTGGAGGATGTATTTACACCATACATTGGGATGGAGTTTGGGGATATTGAGGAAGCTATAACATTTTATAAGGTGTACGCACTTGGGGTTGGGTTCGATGTGAGAAAATACacgactaaaaagtggcgtgacGGTACTATAAAATcaaaactattggtttgtaatagGGAGGGGTTTACAAAATCAAGTAACGAAAGTCCGGGTAAGGAAGAAGATGGAAGTAAGCAGGAGAGAAGAAATAAGCTTAAGAGGATTGGTTGTAAAGCTCGGATGAGGTTATTTTTGAAGAATAGTGTGCTTTTAGTGGATCGGTTTCATGAAGaacataatcacgagcttgttgCTGTCAAAGATAGGGAGTTTCAAAAATTATCCAAAAACATTTCCAAGTATCACATGGGACTAATTGTCTCAAATTCAAGGGTTAGTAGCTTAAAGTTTTAAAATTTACATTTAAAGTTTCACAATGTACTTTTAAAGTTTCAATAGCGAGTGTGTGTTATGGTGTcatagtttttatgttgtaagTTGTTGATGTTTTAATTTTTGTATATTACAATTTCGTAGTTCACGCATAAAGTTCCATTACTGAAATATGTAGTTGAATTTTCGGAAATAGATTTAATGTTTCATAAATTGTGAATTAGACTTTCAAAATTGCCTTTAAAAGTTTCAGTGCTCAGTTTGCAGACATGAACTGTGTTGAAGTTGCAAAATTTCTCGTTAAAATTTTAAAGTTAACCTCTAAAGTTTTAGTGCTCAGCTTGGGTGTTAAAAGTCAGGAAAGATAatgttgttatttgttttttccATGACCTCAGTTAAAGTTGCAGAAAAGAGTGTTGAATTTTTGAATGAAACGGTTAAAGTTTCATTGTGATTACATTTGTGAGAGTGAATTTTACTTAACAGGTTAAAGTTTGTACAACCGATAGGTAGAAATTATTAGTAGACGTTTGAATGTTCGAGTGTGAATTTAATTTCTGTTTCCGAGGTTGGTTTGTTAATTCATTTCATTTTGAATATTGGAGCAACAAGGACTTAGAATGTGTAAGGAGGTTGTTAACGGGTACCAAAATATAGGGGCTAGTTTGAACgacttcaaaaattttcaaagagACATAAAGTGTTTTATTCATGAAAGAGACGGACAACTTTTCATTGATCACTTCAAGAATATGGCAGAGACTCGGCCAGACTTCTACTTTGACTATGATGTTGACGTAGATGGTAGCCTACGACGCGCAATTTGGGCGGATGGCATTGCTAGGAGAAACTACTCTGTCTTTGGAGATGTGGTTTCATACGACCCTACTTACTCCACTAACAAGTACAAGATGGTTTTCACTCCCTTCACAGGGATTGACAACCATAAACGATCAATAACTTTCTGTTGTGCGCTTATAGCAAAGGAAAATACGGAATCGTTTAATTGGGTGTTCGAGAGGTTTTTGATTGCTATGCGGGGAAAGGAACCACAGTACATAATAACAGATCAAGATCCTGGAATAATTGCGTCATTACCCGAAAAATTCAAGACAGCACGGCACCGGTTCTGCATGTGGCACATTATGAATAAGGTTCCCTGTAAGTATGGTAgcaaaaggaaagattaacaGGTATTTCTAAAAAAGTTAAATGCTATTGTATGGGACGAGGAACTTGAAGCAGAGGAGTTCGACAATAGATGGTCAGCAATAATGGAGGAACACGTACCTACCGACATTGAATGGTTTCGGATTTGCTATGATATAAGGAGGCAGTGGGTGATGGCGCACTATAAGGACTTGAGAATGGGTGGTATTTTGAGGACGACACAGCGGTCGGAAAGTGAAAACAGTTTTTTCAAGAGGTTTGAGGCGAGAAATGGTACtcttgttgagttttggatgcgctTTGAAAGTGCTTTGGACCAACAAAGACACAACCAGAAGAGGCTTGATAACGAAAACCGTCATTCAAACCCAAAGTTATGCAGTAAGTTGGCAATAGAGGCCGATGGTGCGAAGATTTACACACATGATATTTTCGAGGAGTTTCAAGAGGAGTTAAAGAATGCAATTGGTGGATTTAGTTGCAAGGGTTTCTTGGAGTCGAACAACTTAGAGGTTACTACCTTGAAGGATTCATTGGGAGGCCGTAACTTTGATGTTCAGTATAACCCAGGTATGAGTAATTTAGTGCGTAGCAGATTAATTACTTGTTAAGAAGCTTTTTACATAGTTGAAGTATTAGAATTTCATGAAATTGTCTTAAAGTTTCAAAGTTTAAATTTCATAAAACTATGTTTAAAGTTTTACATAGTTGAAGTATTAGTACGTTGATTTATTACTTGTTAAGAATTGATTTAGATAGTTGAAGTATTAGAATTTCATGAAATTGTCTTAAAGTTTCAAAGTGTAAGTAATAAAGTTTCTTTTAGTCATGAAAGTTTCAATTTCATTTGCTAACTCAGGGACTTTTGAGGCGAGGTGTTCCTGTAAACTTTTTGAGAGGAAGGGAGTAATCTGCAGGCACATAATTTGGATTTATTCCGGTAATGGGGTAAATAAAATTCCGGAATCTGCGATTGCTAGGAGATGGACAAAGGACGCATTGCGGAGTGGTGACTATAGTACCGGGGAGTGTACAGATGACGTGGATATTGTAGACAGTAAGCAACTTCAGATGACAAAATTGTGGGCGGAAATTAATGAAACAGTTGGAGTGTTTGTTGATAAGGAAAAGGAAGACGTTGAAGGTCTTACTAATTTAATAAGGGAATTTAGAGAGAAGCTGACACCGGTAGGTGAGAAGTTGAATAAACAACAGGAAATGGAGAAATTACTTGGTTGTAAAGCAAGTAAGGAGATTTCTATACTGCCACCTAAATATTCcaaaaacaaagggagtgggaaaAGGATTTTGTCTAGTAAGGCGAAGGCCATTGCATTTGCCAGTAAGCCGAAACGCATGTGCAATAATTGCAAGCAAATGGCACACCATGACAAGAGGAACTGTCCTAACCCTTTTGCTGAGCATCCACCATAATTGTCGGAATCAtctgaagaagaggaggaggaagaggaagaagtagAAGACTTGTCGGAGGAGTAGAAATTTTTTATATATTAAAATGTATTCGTGAAGTTAATGTCCTagttttttttgtaaaactttgaaGTTAATCTGTTGTATGCAAGGGAAGTAGATGTTTGTGTAGTGAGGGTCTATGTTCgattttttttatattaaaattCTGAAGTTTATGGTGAAATTTAAGGTAGCCAATTTTTGGATTGAAAAATCCCATGCAATGTTGAAGTTTCACAGTTATTCTTTTACAATTTCCAGGTTCAGGCATGAATTTTTAAAAATATTGCATAAGTGAGTTGAAGTTTCACTTTTGGTGCATAAAGTTTCAGAATATGAACAGTTCTCATGGAATTGAAATATTATTGTCTGattgtttgaaatttgtgaggtgaaatttcaaaatacttcttaaaagTTTGAAGAGTTAATAGTTGAATTTAAAAAATATCTACATAGTTGAAGATTTAACATGAGGCAGTTGAAATTTCAAAGGTGAGGACTAAAGTTTCAGATTGTCGACAATTGAAATGGAATTTAAATATTATTGGATGACGTTTCAAAGTTTGTGagttaaaatttcgaaaagtGTTGTCAAAGTTTCAGAAGATGTCTTTGGGATTTTATTATTGTATCTTTGATTGAAGTTTCAACTTGAGTAAATTGAAATTTCGAAGTTGATGTTTAAAGTTTCAGAATCTGGAGGAGTCACTTGAAATGTGAATAGCTTAGGTTAAAGTTTCAACATTTATGAGTTAAAATTTCAGAAAGTGTCCTCAAAGTTTCAAAAAGTTACTTTGGATTTTTTTTCATACGTTTTGTTGAAGTTTCAACTTCAGTGAGTTGAAATTTCAATGTTGACGGTCAAAGTTTCACAATGTGGAGAATTCACTTGGAAGTGTAATATTTTAGGTTGAAATTACAAAAGTTGTGAATTAAAATTTCAAAATGTGCAGTCAAAGTTTCAGTATTTGAAATTggaatttaaatattttaaatttaaatattgttggctgaaatttgaaaatttctgatttaaa is a genomic window containing:
- the LOC141629651 gene encoding protein FAR-RED IMPAIRED RESPONSE 1-like; the protein is MEEHVPTDIEWFRICYDIRRQWVMAHYKDLRMGGILRTTQRSESENSFFKRFEARNGTLVEFWMRFESALDQQRHNQKRLDNENRHSNPKLCSKLAIEADGAKIYTHDIFEEFQEELKNAIGGFSCKGFLESNNLEVTTLKDSLGGRNFDVQYNPGTFEARCSCKLFERKGVICRHIIWIYSGNGVNKIPESAIARRWTKDALRSGDYSTGECTDDVDIVDSKQLQMTKLWAEINETVGVFVDKEKEDVEGLTNLIREFREKLTPVGEKLNKQQEMEKLLGCKASKEISILPPKYSKNKGSGKRILSSKAKAIAFASKPKRMCNNCKQMAHHDKRNCPNPFAEHPP